One Ricinus communis isolate WT05 ecotype wild-type chromosome 7, ASM1957865v1, whole genome shotgun sequence genomic region harbors:
- the LOC8264928 gene encoding putative pentatricopeptide repeat-containing protein At3g25060, mitochondrial codes for MLISWPNHLKSLLLACKHKTAMTQIHALILTTGLFFNDANSIAQLIASYGRINNIIPARNVFEKMPQRSINAWNSMIIAYSRTNYPDEVLNLYYRMISEGIKPDSSTFTVTLKACSSLMDLDMGEIIWNQAVDFGYGFDVFVVSSVLNLYAKSGKMDKAKIVFDKMVKRDVVSWTTMITGFAQSGRPLDAIDIYRTMQKERTEGDGVVMVGLIQACTSLGDSKFGLSVHGHMVRREMNMDNVLQTSLIDMYAKNGKLELASRVFEGIPYKSVISWGALISGFAQNGFANKTLASLVEMQNSGFKPDLVSLISSLSACAQVGNLKVGKSLHGHIVKRLYLDKVSGTALIDMYAKCGALTFARALFDQIEPRDLILWNAMISSYGIHGDGIEALSLFLKMKETNITPDHATFASLLSACSHSGLVEEGQYWFHVLIDKSKIQPSEKHYACMVDLLSRAGQVEEAYQLIESMHIKPGLAIWVALLSGCLNHKNLLIGEMVAKKILESNPDDLGIYVLVSNFFSMAKKWDDAAVFRKIMKNTGMRKVPGYSAVEVNGDLQAFLMEDKNHNQYQDILQILDILDNEMRSIRCFSETELVFQDTEK; via the coding sequence ATGCTGATTTCATGGCCAAATCACCTCAAATCTCTGCTCTTAGCTTGTAAACACAAAACAGCCATGACCCAAATCCACGCTCTCATTCTCACAACTGGACTCTTCTTCAACGACGCAAACTCCATTGCCCAACTCATAGCATCATATGGGCGCATTAACAACATCATTCCCGCCCGCAATGTATTTGAAAAAATGCCTCAAAGAAGTATAAATGCATGGAATTCAATGATCATCGCATATTCTCGCACAAACTACCCAGATGAAGTGCTGAATCTTTACTATAGAATGATATCCGAGGGAATTAAACCTGACAGCTCAACTTTCACTGTTACTCTAAAGGCGTGTTCAAGCTTAATGGATTTAGATATGGGAGAAATAATTTGGAATCAAGCAGTAGATTTTGGATATGGGTTTGATGTGTTTGTTGTGTCTTCGGTTTTGAATTTGTATGCTAAAAGTGGAAAAATGGACAAGGCGAAAATTGTATTCGACAAAATGGTGAAAAGGGATGTTGTGAGTTGGACTACTATGATAACAGGTTTTGCGCAAAGTGGGAGACCATTGGACGCGATTGATATTTATAGGACAATGCAGAAGGAGAGAACTGAAGGAGATGGAGTTGTGATGGTAGGGTTGATTCAGGCTTGTACTAGTCTTGGGGATTCAAAATTTGGTCTTTCTGTTCATGGACATATGGTTCGGAGAGAAATGAATATGGATAATGTTCTTCAAACTAGCCTCATTGATATGTATGCTAAGAATGGGAAATTGGAGCTTGCTTCACGTGTGTTTGAGGGTATCCCATACAAGAGTGTTATTTCTTGGGGGGCATTGATATCTGGCTTTGCTCAAAATGGTTTTGCAAATAAGACTCTTGCATCGTTGGTTGAGATGCAGAATTCTGGGTTCAAACCAGATTTAGTTTCTCTTATTAGTTCGCTTTCGGCATGTGCCCAAGTTGGTAATTTGAAGGTAGGAAAATCTTTGCATGGGCATATTGTTAAAAGACTTTATTTGGACAAAGTTTCAGGTACTGCATTGATTGACATGTATGCAAAATGTGGGGCACTTACTTTTGCGCGTGCCTTATTTGACCAGATAGAACCTAGGGACTTGATATTGTGGAATGCAATGATATCTAGCTACGGAATCCATGGAGATGGAATAGAAGCTCTTTCACTATTCCTCaagatgaaagaaacaaacataACCCCAGATCATGCAACTTTTGCTTCACTTCTCTCAGCTTGTAGCCACTCTGGTCTAGTAGAAGAAGGTCAATACTGGTTTCATGTTCTGATTGATAAGTCTAAAATCCAACCGAGTGAGAAGCATTATGCTTGTATGGTTGATTTATTGAGTCGGGCAGGACAAGTGGAAGAAGCTTATCAGCTTATAGAATCAATGCACATCAAACCAGGACTTGCAATTTGGGTTGCTCTTTTGTCAGGTTGCctcaatcataaaaatttattgattggAGAAATGGTAGCCAAGAAGATTCTTGAGTCAAACCCGGATGACTTGGGAATATATGTTTTGGTTTCAAACTTCTTTTCCATGGCCAAGAAGTGGGATGACGCAGCTGTATTTAGAAAGATCATGAAAAACACAGGAATGAGGAAAGTACCCGGTTACAGTGCAGTGGAAGTGAATGGTGACCTTCAAGCTTTTCTAATGGAAGACAAGAACCACAATCAATATCAAGATATCTTGCAAATATTGGACATTTTGGATAATGAGATGAGATCTATTAGATGTTTCTCAGAGACCGAGTTGGTGTTTCAGGATACTGAGAAATGA